A stretch of Lathyrus oleraceus cultivar Zhongwan6 chromosome 6, CAAS_Psat_ZW6_1.0, whole genome shotgun sequence DNA encodes these proteins:
- the LOC127098591 gene encoding leucine-rich repeat receptor-like tyrosine-protein kinase PXC3, with product MNMNMVRYEYTTTLLVMFLFCPMVFSFLSQNQTQTMNTLSNLLNIPDWNTNKHPNPCTWKGVTCDLSNSSVIKIVLSGLSLSSQSLPVFCKIETLQHLDVSNNLLDSIPDGFISACGKIESLKLLNFSRNVLNGVLPTFHGFGGLESLDMSFNNLKGSIGLQLDGMVSLKSLDLSNNTFTGKIPTNLGRSMVLEQLVLSNNHFQGTIPEQILSYRNLTVIDFKANDLSGFIPSNIDNLSKLEFLSLSSNKLIGKIPMTIMNITSLGRFAANQNQFTGPVPFGITKYLSSLDLSYNHLSESIPEGLLSPPQLVLVDLSYNRLQGPVPVNISHSLVRLRLGRNSLTGEVPSSTCNEAGHNLTYIELDNNQLTGLIPPELGSCKKLALLNLAENQLTGALPPELGNLSSLQVLKLQMNKLNGTIPIQISQLQKLSTLNLSQNSLDGPIPSEMTTNLTLLYLQGNKLNGSIPPSIENLGQLLELQLGENQLSGEIPKMPLSLQIALNLSSNHFSGNIPSSFGDLVNLEVLDLSNNNFSGEIPVSLTKMAALTQLQLSNNRLSGELPSFGSYVNVDTRGTDVKKNSDIPVKNSPRAEKSGKSVVAAVLIAIAAAIFVVGVVTLLVVLLSRHYCRGNNERVQASEGENFDLQIIQSNLLTSNGIHRSNIDFSKTMEAVAETSNVTQKTKFSTYYKAIMPSGSIYFAKKLNWCDKIFPVSSLDRFGKELEVLAKLNNSNVMIPLGYIVSTNNAYILYEFLSNGSLFDVLHGSMENSLDWASRYSIAVGVAQGLSFLHGCASGPILLLDLSSKSIMLKSLKEPLVGDIEHYKVIDPSKSTGSFSAVAGSVGYIPPEYAYTMRVTTAGNVYSFGVILLELLTGKPAVTEGTELVKWVSRNSRNQDHFLDLNVSRTSQAVRNQMLAILEIALVCVSTSTDARPKMKTVLRMLLNAR from the exons atgaacatgaacatggtCAGGTATGAATACACAACCACTTTACTAGTTATGTTTTTGTTCTGTCCTATGGTTTTCTCTTTCTTGTCTCAAAACCAAACACAAACCATGAACACTCTCTCCAATCTCCTTAACATCCCTGATTGGAATACCAACAAGCACCCCAATCCATGTACATGGAAAGGGGTCACTTGTGACCTTTCCAATTCATCTGTCATTAAAATTGTTCTGTCTGGACTTTCTCTCTCTTCACAATCTCTTCCTGttttttgcaaaattgaaactTTGCAGCACCTTGATGTTTCTAATAACCTTCTGGACTCTATCCCAGATGGGTTTATCTCCGCTTGTGGAAAAATTGAGAGTTTAAAGCTTTTGAATTTTAGTAGAAATGTGTTGAATGGtgttttgcctacttttcatgGTTTTGGTGGATTGGAATCACTTGACATGTCTTTCAATAACTTGAAAGGAAGCATTGGTTTGCAGTTAGATGGAATGGTTAGTCTCAAGTCTCTTGATCTCAGTAACAATACTTTCACTGGGAAAATTCCAACTAACCTTGGAAGGTCTATGGTTTTGGAGCAGCTTGTGCTTTCAAACAATCACTTCCAAGGAACAATCCCTGAACAAATTTTGAGCTATAGAAATTTGACTGTGATTGATTTTAAGGCAAATGATCTTTCTGGGTTTATTCCATCAAATATTGACAATCTTTCCAAATTGGAATTTTTGAGTCTTTCCTCTAATAAACTAATTGGTAAAATCCCAATGACAATTATGAACATCACATCTCTTGGAAGATTTGCAGCTAATCAAAATCAGTTTACCGGTCCAGTTCCTTTTGGAATTACAAAATATCTCAGTTCGTTGGATCTTAGTTATAATCATTTATCCGAGTCCATTCCTGAAGGCCTTTTATCTCCACCGCAGCTAGTGCTTGTAGATTTGTCCTATAACAGGTTGCAAGGGCCTGTACCTGTAAACATTTCACATAGTTTAGTCAGGTTAAGATTAGGACGAAATTCCTTGACAGGAGAGGTTCCTTCGAGTACTTGCAATGAAGCCGGACATAATCTGACATACATAGAGCTGGATAATAATCAGTTGACAGGTTTGATACCTCCTGAATTAGGTTCTTGTAAGAAATTGGCCTTGTTGAATTTGGCTGAGAATCAATTGACTGGTGCGTTGCCACCGGAACTTGGAAATCTTAGCAGTCTTCAAGTCTTGAAGCTTCAAATGAACAAGCTGAATGGTACTATTCCGATTCAAATTTCTCAATTGCAAAAGTTGTCTACCTTGAATTTGAGCCAGAATTCTCTGGATGGACCGATTCCGTCTGAGATGACAACAAACCTTACATTGCTTTACTTGCAAGGGAACAAACTTAACGGGTCTATACCTCCGTCCATTGAAAACTTGGGACAACTTTTAGAACTCCAGCTTGGGGAAAACCAGCTAAGTGGTGAAATTCCAAAAATGCCTTTGAGTTTGCAGATTGCATTGAATCTAAGCAGCAATCACTTTAGTGGAAATATTCCTTCAAGTTTCGGCGATTTGGTTAACCTGGAAGTTTTGGATCTTTCAAATAACAATTTCTCTGGTGAAATTCCTGTGTCTCTGACCAAAATGGCAGCATTGACACAGTTGCAACTTTCAAATAATCGTCTATCAGGAGAGCTTCCATCATTTGGTTCGTACGTTAATGTTGATACAAGAGGAACCGATGTCAAGAAGAATAGTGATATCCCAGTCAAGAATTCTCCAAGAGCAGAAAAGAGTGGGAAATCTGTTGTCGCTGCTGTTCTTATTGCGATTGCTGCTGCTATTTTTGTGGTTGGTGTGGTCACCCTGCTGGTCGTATTGCTTTCACGACACTATTGTAGGGGTAACAATGAGCGTGTACAGGCAAGTGAAGGTGAAAATTTTGACCTTCAGATCATCCAGAGTAATTTGTTAACTTCAAACGGAATCCATAGGTCAAACATCGACTTCTCCAAGACCATGGAAGCTGTTGCCGAAACATCAAATGTAACTCAGAAAACCAAGTTTTCAACTTACTATAAGGCCATTATGCCATCGGGATCGATCTATTTCGCCAAGAAGCTGAACTGGTGTGACAAAATCTTCCCTGTGAGCAGCCTTGACAGATTCGGGAAAGAACTAGAAGTATTGGCAAAGCTGAACAATTCGAATGTGATGATTCCTCTAGGCTACATTGTGTCCACTAACAATGCTTATATATTATACGAGTTTCTCTCGAATGGATCTCTCTTTGATGTGCTTCACGGAAGCATGGAAAACTCTTTAGATTGGGCTAGCAGATATAGTATAGCTGTTGGTGTGGCTCAAGGTCTGTCCTTTCTTCATGGATGTGCCTCTGGTCCAATACTTCTCCTTGATTTGTCAAGTAAGAGTATTATGCTGAAATCGCTCAAGGAGCCTCTAGTCGGCGATATTGAACACTACAAGGTGATCGATCCTTCAAAAAGTACTGGGAGTTTTTCTGCAGTTGCTGGTTCTGTTGGCTACATTCCTCCAG AGTATGCATACACAATGAGAGTAACAACGGCAGGGAATGTGTATAGCTTTGGCGTCATTCTGCTGGAATTGCTGACAGGAAAACCTGCAGTGACTGAAGGGACTGAATTGGTGAAATGGGTTTCGCGCAACTCGAGAAATCAAGATCACTTTCTTGATTTGAATGTTAGTAGAACATCACAAGCTGTTAGAAACCAAATGCTTGCAATTCTGGAGATTGCTCTTGTTTGTGTAAGCACATCAACTGATGCAAGACCAAAGATGAAGACTGTGCTAAGAATGTTGCTGAATGCCAGATAA
- the LOC127098592 gene encoding dihydrolipoyllysine-residue acetyltransferase component 5 of pyruvate dehydrogenase complex, chloroplastic encodes MSHLLRTPFLHSSTALRRTPTSLHRTSTSTNNFVVRAKIREIFMPALSSTMTEGKIVSWIKSEGDKLSKGDSVVVVESDKADMDVETFYDGILAAIVVEEGGVAAVGSPIAFLAETEEEIEQARSKALSSSSSSSSSSPSSSTPAPAPAPAPAPVESQPKKAVAAAVVSKHPASEGGKRIVASPFAKKLAKELKVELGLIVGTGPSGRIVAKDVEAFAASEGSSASVAAAATEPAKTTASGVELGTVVPFTTMQNAVSRNMAESLVVPTFRVGYTFTTDALDALYKKIKSKGVTMTALLAKATALALAKHPVINSSCRDGNSFTYNSSINIAVAVAIDGGLITPVLQDADKVDVYSLSRKWKELVDKARAKQLQPHEYTTGTFTLSNLGMFGVDRFDAILPPGTGAIMAVGSSQPTVVATKDGRIGLKNQMQVNVTADHRVIYGSDLALFLQTLSQIIEDPKDLTF; translated from the exons ATGTCTCACCTTCTTCGAACTCCGTTCCTCCATTCCTCCACCGCCCTCCGCCGCACTCCCACTTCACTCCACCGCACTTCAACCTCCACCAACAACTTCGTCGTCCGTGCCAAGATCCGAGAGATTTTCATGCCTGCACTTAGCTCCACTATGACCGAGGGCAAAATCGTCTCGTGGATCAAATCCGAAGGCGACAAACTCTCCAAAGGCGATAGCGTTGTCGTCGTTGAATCCGACAAGGCTGACATGGATGTCGAGACTTTCTATGATGGTATCCTCGCTGCTATTGTTGTTGAAGAAGGTGGCGTCGCTGCCGTTGGATCTCCCATCGCGTTTCTCGCTGAGACTGAAGAAGAAATCGAACAAGCCAGGTCTAAAGCcctctcttcttcttcttcatcttcatcctcttCACCATCTTCTTCTACTCCGGCGCCTGCACCCGCACCTGCACCCGCACCTGTAGAATCTCAACCGAAGAAAGCTGTTGCAGCGGCGGTTGTGTCTAAACATCCGGCGTCAGAGGGAGGGAAGAGAATAGTAGCATCTCCTTTTGCAAAGAAATTGGCTAAGGAATTGAAGGTGGAGTTAGGGCTAATTGTTGGGACTGGGCCTTCAGGGAGGATTGTGGCTAAAGATGTTGAGGCATTTGCAGCTTCAGAAGGTTCTTCTGCTAGTGTTGCTGCGGCGGCGACAGAGCCGGCGAAGACTACAGCTTCAGGTGTTGAATTGGGAACTGTGGTGCCGTTTACGACAATGCAGAATGCTGTGAGTAGGAACATGGCGGAGAGTTTGGTTGTTCCCACTTTCAGAGTTGGTTACACTTTCACCACTGATGCACTTGATGCTCTCTACAAGAAG ATTAAATCAAAGGGAGTTACTATGACCGCATTGCTTGCAAAAGCTACAGCACTCGCGCTGGCTAAACACCCTGTTATAAACTCTAGTTGTAGGGATGGTAATAGCTTTACTTACAATAGCAGCATCAACATTGCAGTTGCTGTGGCTATAGATGGCGGACTTATTACTCCAGTGCTTCAGGATGCTGATAAG GTTGATGTCTATTCTTTGTCAAGAAAGTGGAAGGAGTTGGTTGATAAGGCCCGAGCTAAGCAGTTGCAGCCTCATGAATACACCACAG GTACTTTCACCCTTTCCAACCTGGGAATGTTTGGCGTTGATCGGTTCGATGCTATTCTGCCTCCTGGAACT GGAGCAATTATGGCAGTTGGATCATCACAGCCAACTGTTGTGGCTACCAAGGATGGTCGCATTGGATTGAAGAACCAAATGCAG GTCAATGTTACGGCAGATCATCGAGTAATCTACGGTTCCGATCTAGCTCTGTTCTTGCAAACCCTGTCACAGATCATTGAAGACCCTAAAGATCTTACTTTCTAG